A genomic region of Papaver somniferum cultivar HN1 chromosome 7, ASM357369v1, whole genome shotgun sequence contains the following coding sequences:
- the LOC113295569 gene encoding uncharacterized protein LOC113295569, protein MNSLHNILAFLGKYQLASGQNVCRHKSKIYYRGALSRCRTITNLLGMEVSTFPNRYLGVQIMPGAVNYRHISNLIDKIKNQLVVWKGKMLSFQDRIVLINSVIDSYSIHNMAVYKWPIKFIRQVERVIRITSLAVTNRALLMKLWWNIRSSNKKWARFLWSKYTSRLGRLKHYGVKSSILPGIRLIHSTVDKNTKVLLGDGRNTSLYFDIWYGNESIADMLGETERDVAGDHVQHLVQHLVQAGVDLNNFPTLQGWTDCRVWMPEMNGKFSVSSAKQIIKNSLFKLHPNYDFVLSYKAAKGHSRIIKDLWLLANMVIRSELWQTRNMACFHNAAVNFHFFKQRTFHLIHDYSVRLKSFMHNTSSDLEILTCFGVRHRQVKLVQPIKCNWSPPNRDELLLCCDGAAKGNPGRAGAGVVVRDADCNFMGAMSIGLGRTNNFLAELYGIIVGLEWAVK, encoded by the exons ATGAATAGTTTGCATAATATTCTTGCGTTTCTTGGGAAATATCAATTGGCTTCGGGTCAAAATGTTTGTCGTCATAAGAGCAAGATTTACTATCGTGGTGCTTTGAGTCGATGTAGAACAATCACTAATTTGCTTGGTATGGAAGTCTCCACTTTTCCGAACAGGTATCTTGGTGTTCAAATAATGCCTGGTGCTGTTAATTATCGTCACATTAGCAATTTGATTGATAAGATTAAGAATCAACTTGTTGTTTGGAAAGGTAAAATGCTCTCTTTTCAAGATAGAATTGTTCTCATCAATTCGGTGATTGATAGTTATTCCATTCACAATATGGCTGTTTATAAATGGCCTATAAAGTTCATCCGTCAGGTTGaacgtgtgattc GTATCACTAGTTTGGCTGTCACAAACAGGGCGCTTCTCATGAAATTATGGTGGAATATCCGTTCTTCTAATAAGAAATGGGCACGTTTCCTTTGGTCTAAATACACTTCTCGGCTTGGTAGACTGAAACATTATGGTGTGAAATCTTCGATTCTTCCGGGCATTCGTTTAATTCACTCCACGGTGGACAAAAATACCAAGGTGCTTCTTGGAGATGGAAGAAATACCTCTCTTTATTTTGACATATGGTATGGTAATGAAAGTATTGCTGACATGCTAGGTGAAACTGAACGGGACG TTGCAGGGGATCATGTGCAGCATTTGGTGCAACATTTGGTGCAAGCTGGGGTTGATTTGAACAATTTTCCAACGCTGCAAGGATGGACCGATTGCAGGGTCTGGATGCCGGAGATGAATGGGAAATTTTCTGTCTCATCAGCCAAACAAATCATTAAAAACA GTTTGTTTAAACTACATCCTAACTATGATTTTGTGCTATCTTACAAGGCAGCTAAAGGGCACAGTCGCATAATCAAGGATTTATGGTTATTGGCCAACATGGTGATTCGTTCTGAGCTTTGGCAGACTCGAAATATGGCATGTTTTCATAATGCAGCAGTTAACTTTCATTTCTTCAAACAACGGACTTTCCATTTGATCCATGATTACTCTGTTAGGCTGAAGAGTTTCATGCACAATACGTCGTCAGACCTAGAGATTTTAACTTGTTTTGGAGTGCGGCATAGGCAGGTTAAACTTGTGCAGCCTATTAAATGTAACTGGAGTCCTCCAAACAGGGATGAGCTCTTATTGTGCTGCGATGGTGCTGCCAAAGGAAACCCTGGCAgagcgggagctggtgttgttgttcGGGATGCGGACTGCAATTTTATGGGGGCTATGAGCATTGGTTTGGGGAGAACGAACAACTTCTTGGCGGAGCTGTATGGTATTATCGTGGGTCTAGAATGGGCTGTGAAGTGA